The following are encoded together in the Solenopsis invicta isolate M01_SB chromosome 14, UNIL_Sinv_3.0, whole genome shotgun sequence genome:
- the LOC105205477 gene encoding uncharacterized protein LOC105205477 isoform X2, producing the protein MDKYIDRQINKKFLIPQPSSCNNRLKYKISQPAATKTKNNKEGNNESNIIDYKNISLSMTGEISSSFIHRNSLTQRQRNVTSMVDTEDDDEQFILNMKTMIDKNYKMQNKENFSIKDLQSKSYLLRKKKCAFNDEDQNLMKRFKKSLDKSKILCVAPQSEQQSVFDHNCSTALQITPATVKYNATDTNFRINIHSYVHDEKGGTNLLTDRKTD; encoded by the exons atggataaatatattgatagacaaataaataaaaaattcttaattccACAACCTTCAAGTTGTAACAATCGTttgaagtataaaatatctcaacCTGCTGCAACAAAAACAAAGAATAATAAAGAGGGAAACAATGAGAGTAATATCattgattacaaaaatatttcacttaGTATGAcag GAGAAATAAGTTCAAGTTTTATACATAGAAACAGTTTAACGCAAAGGCAGCGTAATGTCACTTCTATGGTCGACACAGAAGACGATGatgaacaatttatattaaatatgaaaacgatgattgataaaaattataaaat GCAGAATAAGgaaaattttagtataaaagattTGCAGAGCAAatcatatttattaagaaaaaagaagtgTGCATTCAATGATGAAGATCAAAATTTGAtgaaacgatttaaaaaatctttagacaaaagcaaaattttgtGTGTAGCTCCGCAGTCTGAGCAACAGTCTGTTTTTGATCACAATTGTTCGACAGCCTTACAAATTACTCCAGCCACTGTTAAATATAACGCTACAGATACGAATTTCag AATTAATATACATTCCTACGTCCATGACGAGAAAGGAGGAACGAACTTGTTGACTGATCGTAAAACCGACTGA
- the LOC105205477 gene encoding uncharacterized protein LOC105205477 isoform X1 codes for MDKYIDRQINKKFLIPQPSSCNNRLKYKISQPAATKTKNNKEGNNESNIIDYKNISLSMTGEISSSFIHRNSLTQRQRNVTSMVDTEDDDEQFILNMKTMIDKNYKMQNKENFSIKDLQSKSYLLRKKKCAFNDEDQNLMKRFKKSLDKSKILCVAPQSEQQSVFDHNCSTALQITPATVKYNATDTNFRNNTNDLFFQVTSKAQRNDQWIIPEKTKTVTKIEIEQITYHGMQYFTPPENDDL; via the exons atggataaatatattgatagacaaataaataaaaaattcttaattccACAACCTTCAAGTTGTAACAATCGTttgaagtataaaatatctcaacCTGCTGCAACAAAAACAAAGAATAATAAAGAGGGAAACAATGAGAGTAATATCattgattacaaaaatatttcacttaGTATGAcag GAGAAATAAGTTCAAGTTTTATACATAGAAACAGTTTAACGCAAAGGCAGCGTAATGTCACTTCTATGGTCGACACAGAAGACGATGatgaacaatttatattaaatatgaaaacgatgattgataaaaattataaaat GCAGAATAAGgaaaattttagtataaaagattTGCAGAGCAAatcatatttattaagaaaaaagaagtgTGCATTCAATGATGAAGATCAAAATTTGAtgaaacgatttaaaaaatctttagacaaaagcaaaattttgtGTGTAGCTCCGCAGTCTGAGCAACAGTCTGTTTTTGATCACAATTGTTCGACAGCCTTACAAATTACTCCAGCCACTGTTAAATATAACGCTACAGATACGAATTTCag aaataacacCAATGATCTATTTTTTCAAGTAACTTCGAAAGCACAAAGAAATGACCAATGGATAATACCGGAGAAAACAAAAACTGTTACTAAAATAGAAATTGAGCAAATAACTTATCATGGGATGCAGTACTTTACACCTCCTGAGAATGACGATTTGTAA
- the LOC105205477 gene encoding uncharacterized protein LOC105205477 isoform X3, with amino-acid sequence MDKYIDRQINKKFLIPQPSSCNNRLKYKISQPAATKTKNNKEGNNESNIIDYKNISLSMTGEISSSFIHRNSLTQRQRNVTSMVDTEDDDEQFILNMKTMIDKNYKMQNKENFSIKDLQSKSYLLRKKKCAFNDEDQNLMKRFKKSLDKSKILCVAPQSEQQSVFDHNCSTALQITPATVKYNATDTNFSNFESTKK; translated from the exons atggataaatatattgatagacaaataaataaaaaattcttaattccACAACCTTCAAGTTGTAACAATCGTttgaagtataaaatatctcaacCTGCTGCAACAAAAACAAAGAATAATAAAGAGGGAAACAATGAGAGTAATATCattgattacaaaaatatttcacttaGTATGAcag GAGAAATAAGTTCAAGTTTTATACATAGAAACAGTTTAACGCAAAGGCAGCGTAATGTCACTTCTATGGTCGACACAGAAGACGATGatgaacaatttatattaaatatgaaaacgatgattgataaaaattataaaat GCAGAATAAGgaaaattttagtataaaagattTGCAGAGCAAatcatatttattaagaaaaaagaagtgTGCATTCAATGATGAAGATCAAAATTTGAtgaaacgatttaaaaaatctttagacaaaagcaaaattttgtGTGTAGCTCCGCAGTCTGAGCAACAGTCTGTTTTTGATCACAATTGTTCGACAGCCTTACAAATTACTCCAGCCACTGTTAAATATAACGCTACAGATACGAATTTCag TAACTTCGAAAGCACAAAGAAATGA
- the LOC105205477 gene encoding uncharacterized protein LOC105205477 isoform X4, producing MDKYIDRQINKKFLIPQPSSCNNRLKYKISQPAATKTKNNKEGNNESNIIDYKNISLSMTGEISSSFIHRNSLTQRQRNVTSMVDTEDDDEQFILNMKTMIDKNYKMQNKENFSIKDLQSKSYLLRKKKCAFNDEDQNLMKRFKKSLDKSKILCVAPQSEQQSVFDHNCSTALQITPATVKYNATDTNFRIH from the exons atggataaatatattgatagacaaataaataaaaaattcttaattccACAACCTTCAAGTTGTAACAATCGTttgaagtataaaatatctcaacCTGCTGCAACAAAAACAAAGAATAATAAAGAGGGAAACAATGAGAGTAATATCattgattacaaaaatatttcacttaGTATGAcag GAGAAATAAGTTCAAGTTTTATACATAGAAACAGTTTAACGCAAAGGCAGCGTAATGTCACTTCTATGGTCGACACAGAAGACGATGatgaacaatttatattaaatatgaaaacgatgattgataaaaattataaaat GCAGAATAAGgaaaattttagtataaaagattTGCAGAGCAAatcatatttattaagaaaaaagaagtgTGCATTCAATGATGAAGATCAAAATTTGAtgaaacgatttaaaaaatctttagacaaaagcaaaattttgtGTGTAGCTCCGCAGTCTGAGCAACAGTCTGTTTTTGATCACAATTGTTCGACAGCCTTACAAATTACTCCAGCCACTGTTAAATATAACGCTACAGATACGAATTTCag AATACATTAA